A single genomic interval of Malania oleifera isolate guangnan ecotype guangnan chromosome 13, ASM2987363v1, whole genome shotgun sequence harbors:
- the LOC131146952 gene encoding chlorophyll a-b binding protein P4, chloroplastic, whose protein sequence is MLLQNIQYFSAYCPSTPKFWPQNMATVTQASLAVFRPCNPKSRFLSGSSGKLNQKDFSVKTPAASALKVEATKGEWLPGLSSPTYLNGTLPGDNGFDPLGLAEDPENLRWYVQAELVNGRWAMLGVVGMLLPEVFTKIGLINVPKWYDAGKAEYFASSSTLFVIEFILFHYVEIRRWQDIKNPGSVNQDPIFKNYSLPPHECGYPGSIFNPLNFAPTLEAKEKELANGRLAMLAFLGFIVQHNVVGQGPFDNLLQHISDPWHNTIVQTLRGY, encoded by the exons ATGCTTCTGCAAAACATACAATACTTTTCCGCCTACTGCCCCTCAACACCAAAGTTTTGGCCGCAAAACATGGCGACCGTCACACAAGCTTCTCTTGCCGTTTTCCGGCCATGCAACCCCAAGTCCAGGTTCCTATCAGGCTCTTCCGGGAAACTCAACCAAAAGGATTTCTCCGTAAAAACGCCGGCGGCTTCTGCTCTCAAGGTTGAAGCTACCAAAGGCGAGTGGTTACCGGGCTTGTCCTCTCCGACTTACCTCAACGGCAC CCTTCCCGGTGACAATGGATTTGATCCGCTGGGACTGGCGGAGGACCCGGAGAACTTGAGATGGTATGTGCAAGCAGAGCTGGTAAACGGGCGTTGGGCCATGCTGGGAGTCGTTGGGATGCTGCTGCCGGAGGTCTTCACGAAGATCGGACTAATAAACGTGCCAAAATGGTACGACGCGGGGAAAGCCGAGTACTTCGCGTCGTCGTCGACCCTGTTCGTGATCGAGTTCATACTGTTCCACTACGTGGAGATCAGAAGATGGCAGGACATAAAGAACCCAGGAAGCGTTAACCAAGACCCCATCTTCAAGAACTACAGCTTGCCTCCCCACGAATGCGGCTACCCCGGCAGCATCTTCAATCCCCTCAACTTCGCTCCCACTCTCGAGGCCAAGGAGAAGGAGCTTGCCAATG GGAGATTAGCTATGTTGGCATTCTTGGGATTTATCGTCCAACATAATGTGGTGGGACAGGGACCCTTTGACAACCTCTTGCAGCACATCTCGGATCCATGGCACAACACCATTGTTCAAACATTGAGGGGATACTAA